A stretch of DNA from Methylobacterium sp. CB376:
ACGCGCGTGGAAATTTCGCCATCGTCACTGCAGCGACCGCCCGTCGCTCAGCATGGCTGTGTTTATGGGAATAGATTGTAATTTAGCACTGCAGAAGCGAACGCAGCTGCAGGCCGCGACGGACGCGACCGCGCTCGAACTCGGCAAGACGCCGCTCGCGACGGACGGCGCGCCCCTCCGGCGGACGGCCGTGCAGTGCATGGCGAGCAACTTGCCGAGTAACTTGCCGGGCATCTTGCCGAGCGTCGGCCCCGCCGTGATCCGCTCGGCTTTCCGAGCAACCCGCGCACGATCCTGCCGCGCCCGACCGGCTCGGAACCGCGATCAGGGGCGGGCCTCCGCGGGCGCCCCGGCCTCAAGGATCGCCTGGACCTTCGCGGCGAGCGCCTCGATCGCGAAGGGCTTGGTGATCATCGCCATGCCGGCCTCGAGATGGCCGCCGCCGAAGGCGGCGTTCTCGGCGTAGCCGGTGATGAACAGCACCCTGAGGTCCGGCCGCGCGCCCCGGGCCTGGTCGATCATCTGGCGCCCGTTGAGGCCCGGCAGCCCGACATCCGTCACGACGAGGTCGACGGGGGCGGCCTCCAGGGCGGCGAGGCCCGCCGGGCCGTCCGCCGCCTCCCGCACCCGGTAGCCGCGGTCGCTCAAGGTCTCGGCGATGAGCGCGCGCACGGTCGGATCGTCCTCGACGACGAGGATCGTGCCCGTCCCGGGCCCGCGGGCCGGGGCGGGACGCGGCGCGAGGGACGCGGCGGCGGGGCCGTGGTGGCGCGGCAGGATCAGGCTCACCTCGGTGCCGCGCGCGACCTCCGAGGCGATGCGCACCTGCCCGTCCGACTGCTTGGCGAAGCCGTAGATCATCGACAGGCCGAGCCCCGTGCCCTCGCCGAGGGGCTTCGTCGTGAAGAACGGCTCGAACGCGCGCGCCGCCACGTCCGGCGGCATGCCGGCGCCCGTGTCGCGGACGGCGATCCGCACGTAGTCGCCCGGCGCCGGCCCGTCCTCGCCCGCCAGCGCGGCCCCGTCGAGGCGCAGATTCGCGGTCGCGATCGTGAGCCGCCCGCCCTCCGGCATCGCGTCGCGGGCGTTGATCGCGAGGTTGAGGATGGCGTTCTCCAGCTGGTTGGGGTCGCACAGGGTCGCCCAGAGATCCTCGGCGAGATCGAGGTCGAGGGCGACGCGCTCCGACAGGGTGCGCCGCAGCAGGTCGCCCATCGAGGCGACGAGGGCGTTGGCGTCGACGCCCCGCGCCGCCAGGGGCTGGCGGCGCGCGAAGGCGAGCAACCGGTGGGTGAGCGCCGCGGCGCGCTGCGCCGAGGCGGTAGCGAGGTCGGCGTAGCGCGGCAGGGCGTCGAGCCGCCCCTCGGCGAGGCGCGCGCGCAGCAGGTCGAGGGCGCCCGTGATCCCGGTGAGGAGGTTGTTGAAGTCGTGGGCGATGCCGCCGGTGAGCTGGCCCACCGCCTCCATCTTCTGCGCTTGGCGCAGCCGCTCCTCGACCCGGCCGCGCTCGGCCATCTCGGCGGTGAGCCGCGCATTCGCCTCCTCGAGGGCCGCCGTGCGCTCGCGGACCAGGATCTCCAGCGTCTCGCGGCCCCGCGCCAGCGTCTCGCGGGCGCGCACTTGGTCGTCGATGTCGGTGCAGGTGCCGAACCAGCGCTGGATCGCCCCGCTGGCGGGGTCCCGGAGCGGGACCGCGCGGCCGAGCACCCAGCGGTGGACGCCGTCGCGGCGGCGCAGGCGGTACTCGATCTCGTAGGTCTCCCCGGTGGCGAGGGCGCGTCGCCAGCGCCGCCACGCCTCGGCCCGGTCGTCGGGATGGAAGATCGCGTTCCAGCCCTCCCCGTCCGTCGAGCCGGGCGCCACGCCGGTGAACTCGTACCAGCGGGAATTGTAGTAGTCGTGGTAGCCGTCCGGCAGGGTCGACCAGACCATCTGCGGCATCGACTCGGCGATGGCCCGGAACTTCATCAGGCTGTCGGCCATGGCGGCCTCGGCCGCCTTCTCGGCCGTGACGTCGATGGCGAGCAGGTGGAAGCCCCCGTCCTCCGCCGGCACGTACTGCACCCGCACGTCGCGCGCCGCACCCCCGGGGCGCGCCGCCCTTCCGGGGCGCGGCAGCCTGATCTCGAAGCGGGCGGGCTCGCCGGCGAGCGCCCGCGCGATGTGGGGCCG
This window harbors:
- a CDS encoding PAS domain-containing protein — protein: MTLPRDDGPTTPSREPAGWSERERLAALDACGILDTPPEPEFDDAVQIARQACRAPMALISLVAETRQWFKAASGLALRETGRDASVCAHALGLAGPLVIPDLARDPRTARNPLVTGPPGLRFYAGHPLVGRDGLPLGALCVLDTAPRPGGLSEEELVALAALARQVMTQIELRRALAERDRALAAARASRHDLRLITDALPVLIATIDRDEVYRFVNRHYETWFGLSPERIVGRSLREVIGEGAYAERRPHIARALAGEPARFEIRLPRPGRAARPGGAARDVRVQYVPAEDGGFHLLAIDVTAEKAAEAAMADSLMKFRAIAESMPQMVWSTLPDGYHDYYNSRWYEFTGVAPGSTDGEGWNAIFHPDDRAEAWRRWRRALATGETYEIEYRLRRRDGVHRWVLGRAVPLRDPASGAIQRWFGTCTDIDDQVRARETLARGRETLEILVRERTAALEEANARLTAEMAERGRVEERLRQAQKMEAVGQLTGGIAHDFNNLLTGITGALDLLRARLAEGRLDALPRYADLATASAQRAAALTHRLLAFARRQPLAARGVDANALVASMGDLLRRTLSERVALDLDLAEDLWATLCDPNQLENAILNLAINARDAMPEGGRLTIATANLRLDGAALAGEDGPAPGDYVRIAVRDTGAGMPPDVAARAFEPFFTTKPLGEGTGLGLSMIYGFAKQSDGQVRIASEVARGTEVSLILPRHHGPAAASLAPRPAPARGPGTGTILVVEDDPTVRALIAETLSDRGYRVREAADGPAGLAALEAAPVDLVVTDVGLPGLNGRQMIDQARGARPDLRVLFITGYAENAAFGGGHLEAGMAMITKPFAIEALAAKVQAILEAGAPAEARP